The Desulfovibrio sp. JC022 genome window below encodes:
- a CDS encoding efflux RND transporter periplasmic adaptor subunit: MAKKIFYYMKQIGLKGLLPLLIIAAAVVGAKALIATKPVAKKKAPVVSAPLVNVDVIKVQDYQVWTQVMGTVEAAREINLEPQVSGRVISVSDSFIPGGYFEKGAEVLRIDPVDYELAVKQQQAVVTEAQYNLKLESGQQRVAGREWSLLKKSSGGTTQEAELALRKPHLQKAQADLSSAQAKLKQARIDLGRTRVKAPFACMVVSKSADLGAHLSLNETIASLVGTEEFWVIVSVPVDRLGSVNIPSAKNNFKGSKARVTMGSGKTAVVRDGEVLRLLPSLESKGRMARIIVSVKDPLNLKGGEARPLLLGSYVNVDIDSGKLEEVIAIPRTAFRDNNTVWVLKEGSLLEIRSVDPVWRDQDYIYLDEGVASGEKLVVTDISAPLPNMKLRENGSGSLNQKVKGSKSKKVNSNG; this comes from the coding sequence ATGGCTAAAAAAATATTTTATTACATGAAGCAGATCGGTCTGAAGGGACTTCTTCCTTTACTGATTATCGCTGCGGCAGTGGTCGGGGCCAAGGCTCTTATCGCCACTAAGCCGGTGGCGAAAAAGAAGGCTCCGGTGGTCTCTGCTCCGTTGGTCAATGTGGATGTAATTAAAGTTCAGGATTATCAGGTCTGGACTCAGGTTATGGGAACTGTTGAAGCTGCGCGGGAGATTAATCTTGAGCCACAGGTTTCCGGTCGGGTCATTTCTGTCAGTGATTCTTTTATTCCCGGTGGATATTTTGAAAAAGGCGCGGAAGTTCTGCGCATTGATCCCGTTGATTATGAACTGGCGGTGAAGCAGCAGCAGGCAGTGGTTACCGAGGCACAGTACAATCTCAAGCTTGAAAGCGGGCAGCAGCGGGTGGCCGGGCGTGAGTGGAGTCTGCTGAAGAAATCTTCCGGCGGCACCACTCAGGAAGCTGAACTTGCCCTGCGTAAACCTCATTTGCAGAAGGCTCAGGCCGATCTTTCTTCTGCTCAGGCCAAGTTGAAGCAGGCCCGTATCGATCTCGGACGAACCCGCGTGAAAGCTCCGTTCGCCTGTATGGTGGTCAGCAAAAGTGCCGATCTCGGTGCGCATCTCAGTCTTAATGAAACCATTGCTTCTTTGGTGGGAACTGAAGAATTTTGGGTAATTGTATCCGTTCCGGTGGACCGTCTGGGTAGTGTGAATATTCCTTCTGCGAAAAACAATTTCAAGGGTTCCAAAGCCCGTGTAACCATGGGCAGTGGTAAGACTGCCGTTGTGCGGGACGGAGAAGTGCTTCGTCTTTTGCCTTCACTTGAATCCAAAGGTCGTATGGCTCGCATAATTGTTTCTGTGAAAGACCCCTTAAATCTTAAGGGTGGAGAAGCTCGTCCCCTATTGCTGGGCAGCTACGTGAATGTCGATATTGATTCCGGTAAACTTGAAGAAGTTATAGCCATCCCACGTACAGCTTTCCGCGACAACAACACCGTCTGGGTGCTGAAAGAAGGGAGTCTGTTGGAAATCAGGAGTGTTGATCCGGTCTGGCGTGATCAGGATTACATTTATCTGGATGAAGGTGTTGCTTCCGGCGAAAAGTTGGTTGTCACTGATATTTCCGCTCCCCTGCCGAACATGAAGCTGCGCGAGAACGGTTCCGGTTCCCTGAACCAGAAAGTGAAAGGCTCCAAATCCAAGAAGGTGAACAGCAATGGCTGA
- a CDS encoding efflux RND transporter permease subunit — protein MADQNKKTGPISWMAGNPVASNLLMIVLLVGGLVMGFNIKQEVFPEFTTDSVTISVAYSGASPEEVEQGIVLAIEEAVIGVDGVKEVACTAAEGSGIVVAEAIEGYDLQKLNDDIKSEVDRITSFPEEAEDPVISVSSHKRSVLSLMVYGDTDQLALRKVAEQLREELIGDPGITQVELTEVSGLQISIEIPQDKLRAYGLTLTEVADALAKTSVELPGGGIKTEGGEILVRFKERRDYAREFARVPIVTGDDGTQVLLEDIAVVKEDFQNEDIITTFDGKPAVRVDVFRIGDQTPIGVSDAVHAQLEIFNRSLPAGVHVSVRNDMSDVYRERMDLLLKNAYMGLGLVFIFLALFLEPRLAFWVSMGIPISFLGGMLILAPAGASINMISMFAFIISLGIVVDDAIVVGENVYSMRQQGMSWIDAACEGAKRIAMPVTFSILTNIVAFMPMFFVPGVMGKIFKVIPLVVVSVFFISLVESLFVLPAHLGHGSERKPGKLMSFIMHYQQKVSNGLLRFVHNIYRPFLDRAVTLRYLTVALGMACLIIAFAYIKSGRLGFTMFPKIESNYAYLTVDLPYGTAKEVTQKVMARAVSVAEEVAAENGGDQLVEGIYAKIGGSGRRSTSGSHVFKVQVFLTDADTRPIHTEEFVQQWRRKLGPLAGAESVLFESDRGGPGSGSSLEIELSHSDIEVLKKASADLAQALSVYPKVKDIDSGYSPGKRQLDFELLPAGRSLGLTSRNVANQIRASYYGAEVLRQQRGRNEIKVMVRLPEAERASKYDFEELMIRTPDGADVPLREVVKIKDGRAYTSIDRRNGRRVVSVEADVKPRKETSQIVADVVANVMPQLKADYPGLGYSLEGKQADMNESTEALISGLLMAMMCIYALLAIPFRSYFQPLIVMFCIPFGIVGAVIGHALLGYSLSLMSLFGIVALSGVVVNDSLVFIDYVNIQRRKGHCAYDAVLEGGTARFRPILLTTLTTFGGLAPMILETSRQAKFLIPMAVSLGFGILFATGITLLLVPAFYLIFEDIRLLMRKIFRLADENLHADGITEHVPVTQCKHKPEDY, from the coding sequence ATGGCTGATCAGAATAAAAAAACAGGGCCTATTTCATGGATGGCCGGGAACCCGGTTGCATCCAACCTGCTGATGATTGTCCTTCTGGTCGGCGGACTGGTCATGGGATTTAATATCAAGCAGGAGGTCTTTCCGGAATTCACTACGGATTCGGTTACAATCAGTGTTGCCTATAGCGGTGCCAGCCCCGAAGAGGTGGAGCAGGGTATTGTTCTGGCTATTGAGGAAGCCGTTATCGGTGTCGATGGGGTTAAGGAAGTAGCTTGTACTGCGGCAGAAGGCAGCGGGATAGTTGTTGCTGAAGCTATTGAAGGTTACGACCTGCAAAAACTCAATGATGATATTAAAAGCGAGGTGGATCGGATCACCTCATTTCCCGAAGAAGCCGAGGACCCGGTAATCAGTGTTTCTTCACATAAGCGCAGCGTACTTTCGCTGATGGTTTATGGTGATACTGACCAGTTGGCCCTGCGCAAAGTGGCGGAACAATTACGCGAGGAGTTGATCGGTGATCCCGGTATTACGCAGGTAGAATTGACTGAGGTCAGCGGCTTACAGATTTCAATTGAGATTCCGCAAGACAAATTGCGTGCTTATGGTTTGACTCTTACCGAAGTGGCGGATGCTCTGGCAAAAACTTCCGTGGAGCTTCCCGGCGGAGGTATCAAGACCGAGGGCGGAGAAATTCTGGTCCGTTTCAAGGAACGCCGGGATTATGCCCGTGAATTCGCGCGGGTTCCTATTGTTACGGGTGATGACGGCACGCAGGTGTTGCTGGAAGACATTGCTGTGGTCAAGGAAGATTTTCAGAATGAGGATATCATTACCACCTTTGACGGCAAGCCCGCAGTGAGAGTGGATGTTTTCCGTATTGGTGATCAGACCCCTATCGGGGTTTCTGATGCCGTACATGCACAGCTGGAGATTTTTAACCGCAGCCTTCCTGCCGGGGTGCATGTCAGTGTACGTAACGATATGTCCGATGTTTATCGTGAACGTATGGATCTGTTGCTGAAGAATGCATACATGGGCCTTGGTCTGGTCTTTATTTTTCTGGCCCTGTTTCTTGAGCCACGGCTGGCTTTTTGGGTTTCCATGGGAATTCCCATTTCCTTTCTGGGGGGCATGCTCATCCTTGCCCCGGCAGGTGCGAGTATCAACATGATATCCATGTTTGCTTTCATCATTTCACTTGGTATTGTTGTGGATGATGCCATTGTGGTCGGTGAAAATGTTTATTCCATGCGCCAACAGGGTATGAGTTGGATTGATGCTGCCTGCGAAGGGGCCAAGCGTATTGCTATGCCGGTGACCTTCAGTATCTTGACCAACATTGTGGCTTTTATGCCCATGTTTTTTGTGCCCGGCGTAATGGGTAAGATCTTTAAGGTTATCCCGTTGGTGGTAGTAAGCGTCTTTTTTATATCGCTGGTGGAATCTCTTTTTGTGCTTCCCGCTCACCTCGGACACGGTAGTGAGCGCAAGCCCGGCAAGCTCATGTCGTTTATCATGCATTATCAGCAGAAGGTTTCCAATGGTTTGCTCCGCTTTGTACATAATATATACAGGCCGTTTCTGGATCGGGCGGTAACTCTTCGTTATCTTACCGTGGCTCTCGGTATGGCCTGCCTGATTATTGCTTTTGCTTATATTAAAAGTGGCAGATTGGGATTCACCATGTTTCCGAAAATTGAATCCAATTATGCCTATTTGACCGTAGACCTTCCTTACGGCACAGCCAAGGAAGTTACCCAGAAGGTTATGGCGAGAGCTGTTTCTGTTGCTGAAGAGGTAGCTGCTGAAAATGGCGGTGATCAGTTGGTGGAAGGGATTTATGCAAAGATTGGTGGTTCAGGCAGGCGTTCAACCAGCGGCAGCCATGTCTTCAAGGTACAGGTTTTTCTTACCGATGCGGACACAAGGCCAATTCATACCGAGGAATTTGTGCAGCAATGGCGGCGGAAACTTGGTCCTCTTGCCGGGGCGGAGTCGGTTTTGTTTGAATCCGACCGCGGCGGTCCCGGTTCGGGAAGCTCGCTTGAAATCGAACTCAGCCATAGCGATATTGAAGTGTTGAAAAAGGCTTCTGCCGACCTGGCACAGGCCCTGAGTGTGTATCCTAAAGTTAAGGATATTGATTCCGGGTATTCTCCCGGCAAAAGGCAGCTGGACTTTGAACTCCTGCCAGCCGGGCGCAGTCTGGGGCTGACTTCGCGCAATGTTGCCAACCAGATCCGCGCTTCCTATTACGGTGCCGAGGTCCTGCGCCAGCAGCGCGGACGCAATGAAATCAAAGTTATGGTCCGTCTGCCCGAAGCGGAACGGGCATCCAAATATGATTTTGAAGAGTTGATGATCCGCACCCCGGACGGAGCTGATGTGCCGTTGCGTGAGGTTGTGAAAATCAAGGATGGTCGGGCATACACTTCCATTGACCGTCGTAACGGTCGCAGAGTTGTTTCCGTGGAGGCGGATGTGAAACCGCGTAAGGAAACATCCCAGATTGTAGCTGACGTTGTGGCCAATGTGATGCCCCAGCTTAAGGCGGATTATCCGGGACTTGGTTACTCTCTCGAAGGCAAGCAGGCGGATATGAATGAAAGTACTGAAGCCCTTATCTCCGGTCTGCTTATGGCGATGATGTGTATTTATGCTTTGCTGGCAATCCCGTTTCGCAGCTATTTCCAGCCGCTTATCGTCATGTTCTGCATTCCCTTCGGTATTGTCGGGGCGGTAATTGGACATGCTCTGCTGGGCTATAGCCTGAGTTTGATGAGTCTGTTCGGGATCGTGGCACTTAGCGGGGTTGTGGTCAACGACTCGTTGGTTTTCATCGATTACGTGAACATCCAGCGTCGCAAAGGGCACTGCGCTTATGATGCTGTACTTGAGGGAGGAACCGCCCGTTTCAGGCCTATTTTGCTAACCACCCTGACCACATTCGGTGGACTGGCTCCCATGATCCTTGAGACTTCCAGGCAGGCCAAGTTCCTGATTCCCATGGCGGTATCCCTCGGGTTCGGTATTCTCTTTGCCACCGGCATCACCTTGCTGCTGGTCCCGGCGTTTTATCTGATCTTTGAGGATATACGTTTGCTGATGCGTAAGATTTTCCGTCTTGCAGATGAAAATCTGCATGCAGACGGAATTACCGAGCATGTGCCGGTGACCCAATGCAAACATAAACCTGAAGATTACTAA